In a single window of the Salvelinus namaycush isolate Seneca chromosome 6, SaNama_1.0, whole genome shotgun sequence genome:
- the LOC120049908 gene encoding solute carrier family 41 member 2-like isoform X2 translates to MNIHTLGDSLGPSLAVRMSGAASGWSSLSLKPVPTGWIPSLFQTMVPTGYTKLQEERGLAMADLGPKPDGNGYRPDPPHLEVRRHSDRVARTSVSLSDGGDVRYSETEPMLPEGTLSGEEGDVEEKEEEESQRPPTRNMPKESPLAMALQIVVPFLLAGFGTVSAGMVLDIVQHWDAFKYITEIFILVPALLGLKGNLEMTLASRLSTAVNVGKMDSPIEKWNLIIGNLALKQVQATVVGFLAAVAAVVLGWIPEGKFQMSHAVLLCSASVATAFIASMLQGFIMVGVIVGSKKTGINPDNVATPIAASFGDLITLAILAWISQGLYNCLDSHPYVSSLVCAFFLSLTPVWMVISSKHPASRTLLYSGWEPVITAMVISSIGGLILDKTVSDPNLAGIVVYTPVINGIGGNLVAIQSSRISTHLHFHSAPGEVPEEAKGCYYPCRTFYGTGANHRSAQVLLLLVLPGHLIFLYTIHLMKSGHTTLTPIFMTVYLAAALLQQSPV, encoded by the exons ATGAACATCCACACACTGGGTGATTCTCTGGGCCCTAGCCTTGCGGTGCGTATGAGCGGAGCCGCCAGTGGCTGGAGCAGTCTCTCTCTGAAGCCAGTGCCTACCGGGTGGATCCCCTCTCTGTTCCAAACCATGGTCCCTACGGGATACACCAAGCTCCAGGAGGAGCGTGGTCTGGCCATGGCCGACCTGGGGCCCAAACCTGATGGGAACGGCTACCGGCCTGACCCCCCTCACCTGGAGGTGCGCCGGCACTCGGACCGGGTAGCGCGGACATCCGTTAGCCTGTCAGACGGTGGGGATGTGCGGTACTCTGAGACTGAGCCCATGCTCCCTGAGGGGACACTCTCAGGGGAGGAGGGCGAtgtagaggagaaggaggaagaggagagtcaGAGGCCCCCCACACGGAACATGCCCAAGGAGTCGCCCCTGGCCATGGCGCTGCAGATCGTGGTGCCTTTCCTGCTGGCTGGGTTCGGCACGGTGTCAGCAGGGATGGTGCTGGACATAGTACAG CACTGGGATGCCTTTAAGTACATTACAGAGATCTTCATCCTGGTTCCGGCTCTGCTGGGCCTGAAGGGCAACCTGGAGATGACCCTCGCATCCAGACTATCCACTGCg GTGAATGTGGGGAAGATGGATTCTCCCATAGAGAAGTGGAATCTGATCATAGGAAACCTGGCGTTaaaacag gtACAGGCTACAGTAGTAGGCTTCCTGGCAGCAGTGGCGGCAGTGGTTCTTGGTTGGATCCCAGAGGGGAAGTTCCAGATGAGTCATGCcgtgctgctctgctctgccagcGTGGCCACTGCCTTCATAGCCTCTATGCTGCagg GCTTCATCATGGTGGGGGTGATCGTGGGCTCCAAGAAGACGGGCATCAACCCCGACAATGTGGCTACACCCATCGCCGCCAGCTTCGGTGACCTCATCACCCTGGCCATCCTGGCCTGGATCAGCCAGGGACTCTACAACTGCctgg ACTCTCACCCGTACGTGTCGTCCCTGGTGTGTGCCTTCTTCCTGTCTCTGACTCCAGTGTGGATGGTGATCTCCTCCAAACACCCGGCCAGCCGCACCCTGCTCTACTCCGGCTGGGAGCCTGTCATCACAGCCATGGTCATCAGCAG TATCGGAGGACTCATCTTGGACAAAACCGTGTCTGACCCGAACCTGGCTGGCATCGTGGTGTACACCCCTGTCATTAACG GTATTGGGGGGAACCTGGTAGCCATCCAGTCTAGCCGTATCTCCACTCACCTTCATTTCCACAGTGCTCCTGGGGAGGTACCAGAGGAAGCCAAAGGCTGCTACTACCCCTGCCGCACCTTCTATGGCACAG gagcCAATCACCGTTCGGCCCAGGTGCTGCTCCTATTGGTGCTCCCGGGTCACCTGATCTTCTTGTACACCATCCACCTGATGAAGAGCGGCCACACCACCCTGACGCCTATCTTCATGACCGTCTACCTGGCTGCCGCCCTCTTACAG CAGTCTCCTGTTTGA
- the LOC120049909 gene encoding enoyl-CoA hydratase domain-containing protein 3, mitochondrial-like isoform X3 has translation MLESLRSNILADIDSDDLRVIVISAKGPVFSSGHDLKELTSAQGRDYHFKVFQACSEVMTLIQDIPVPVIAMVNGVATAAGCQLVASCDIAVVTEKSTFATPGVNVGLFCSTPAVAIGRAVPKKVAMEMLFTGSPISAQDALLHGLVSKVVPEERLEHETLAIARRVCQASRPVVALGKATFHRQMAQGWDAAYATASRVMVDNLALRDGQEGIRAFIDKRKPVWTNKAEKAHDE, from the exons ATGCTGGAATCACTGAGAAGCAACATCCTGGCAGACATCGACAGCGACGACCTCAGAGTCATCGTCATATCAG CTAAGGGACCAGTGTTCTCCTCTGGGCATGACCTGAAGGAGCTGACATCAGCACAGGGCAGAGATTACCACTTCAAGGTGTTTCAGGCCTGCTCAGAG GTTATGACCCTGATACAAGACATTCCTGTGCCTGTGATTGCCATGGTGAATGGGGTTGCCACAGCAGCAGGATGCCAGCTTGTTGCCAGTTGTGACATTGCCGTGGTGACGGAGAAGTCCACCTTCGCCACGCCAGGGGTCAACGTGGGTCTGTTCTGCTCAACACCAGCTGTGGCAATAGGAAGAGCTGTCCCCAAgaag GTTGCCATGGAGATGCTGTTCACAGGAAGCCCGATCTCGGCTCAGGATGCTTTGCTGCACGGGCTGGTCAGTAAGGTGGTTCCTGAGGAGCGTCTAGAGCACGAGACGTTAGCCATCGCACGGCGGGTCTGTCAGGCCAGCCGGCCCGTTGTAGCACTTGGCAAGGCCACCTTCCACAG ACAGATGGCCCAGGGGTGGGATGCGGCCTACGCTACAGCCTCTCGTGTCATGGTGGATAACCTGGCTCTCAGAGACGGACAGGAGGGGATACGGGCCTTCATAGATAAACGGAAGCCTGTATGGACAAACAAAGCAGAGAAGGCCCATGATGAGTGA
- the LOC120049909 gene encoding enoyl-CoA hydratase domain-containing protein 3, mitochondrial-like isoform X2 — protein MSRNLFYRAANIVQLCRFTLLVGSKSLCTQIPAEPLTVRQQNNGIRSIILNNPKKRNALSLSMLESLRSNILADIDSDDLRVIVISAKGPVFSSGHDLKELTSAQGRDYHFKVFQACSEVMTLIQDIPVPVIAMVNGVATAAGCQLVASCDIAVVTEKSTFATPGVNVGLFCSTPAVAIGRAVPKKVAMEMLFTGSPISAQDALLHGLVSKVVPEERLEHETLAIARRVCQASRPVVALGKATFHRWPRGGMRPTLQPLVSWWITWLSETDRRGYGPS, from the exons ATGTCTCGAAATTTGTTTTACCGTGCTGCTAATATTGTCCAACTCTGCAGGTTTACACTTCTAGTTGGATCAAAGTCACTTTGCACGCAAATTCCAGCGGAGCCACTGACTGTCAGACAGCAAAACAATGGAATAAG GAGTATAATCTTAAACAATCCGAAGAAGAGGAATGCCCTGTCTCTGTCCATGCTGGAATCACTGAGAAGCAACATCCTGGCAGACATCGACAGCGACGACCTCAGAGTCATCGTCATATCAG CTAAGGGACCAGTGTTCTCCTCTGGGCATGACCTGAAGGAGCTGACATCAGCACAGGGCAGAGATTACCACTTCAAGGTGTTTCAGGCCTGCTCAGAG GTTATGACCCTGATACAAGACATTCCTGTGCCTGTGATTGCCATGGTGAATGGGGTTGCCACAGCAGCAGGATGCCAGCTTGTTGCCAGTTGTGACATTGCCGTGGTGACGGAGAAGTCCACCTTCGCCACGCCAGGGGTCAACGTGGGTCTGTTCTGCTCAACACCAGCTGTGGCAATAGGAAGAGCTGTCCCCAAgaag GTTGCCATGGAGATGCTGTTCACAGGAAGCCCGATCTCGGCTCAGGATGCTTTGCTGCACGGGCTGGTCAGTAAGGTGGTTCCTGAGGAGCGTCTAGAGCACGAGACGTTAGCCATCGCACGGCGGGTCTGTCAGGCCAGCCGGCCCGTTGTAGCACTTGGCAAGGCCACCTTCCACAG ATGGCCCAGGGGTGGGATGCGGCCTACGCTACAGCCTCTCGTGTCATGGTGGATAACCTGGCTCTCAGAGACGGACAGGAGGGGATACGGGCCTTCATAG
- the LOC120049909 gene encoding enoyl-CoA hydratase domain-containing protein 3, mitochondrial-like isoform X1, whose amino-acid sequence MSRNLFYRAANIVQLCRFTLLVGSKSLCTQIPAEPLTVRQQNNGIRSIILNNPKKRNALSLSMLESLRSNILADIDSDDLRVIVISAKGPVFSSGHDLKELTSAQGRDYHFKVFQACSEVMTLIQDIPVPVIAMVNGVATAAGCQLVASCDIAVVTEKSTFATPGVNVGLFCSTPAVAIGRAVPKKVAMEMLFTGSPISAQDALLHGLVSKVVPEERLEHETLAIARRVCQASRPVVALGKATFHRQMAQGWDAAYATASRVMVDNLALRDGQEGIRAFIDKRKPVWTNKAEKAHDE is encoded by the exons ATGTCTCGAAATTTGTTTTACCGTGCTGCTAATATTGTCCAACTCTGCAGGTTTACACTTCTAGTTGGATCAAAGTCACTTTGCACGCAAATTCCAGCGGAGCCACTGACTGTCAGACAGCAAAACAATGGAATAAG GAGTATAATCTTAAACAATCCGAAGAAGAGGAATGCCCTGTCTCTGTCCATGCTGGAATCACTGAGAAGCAACATCCTGGCAGACATCGACAGCGACGACCTCAGAGTCATCGTCATATCAG CTAAGGGACCAGTGTTCTCCTCTGGGCATGACCTGAAGGAGCTGACATCAGCACAGGGCAGAGATTACCACTTCAAGGTGTTTCAGGCCTGCTCAGAG GTTATGACCCTGATACAAGACATTCCTGTGCCTGTGATTGCCATGGTGAATGGGGTTGCCACAGCAGCAGGATGCCAGCTTGTTGCCAGTTGTGACATTGCCGTGGTGACGGAGAAGTCCACCTTCGCCACGCCAGGGGTCAACGTGGGTCTGTTCTGCTCAACACCAGCTGTGGCAATAGGAAGAGCTGTCCCCAAgaag GTTGCCATGGAGATGCTGTTCACAGGAAGCCCGATCTCGGCTCAGGATGCTTTGCTGCACGGGCTGGTCAGTAAGGTGGTTCCTGAGGAGCGTCTAGAGCACGAGACGTTAGCCATCGCACGGCGGGTCTGTCAGGCCAGCCGGCCCGTTGTAGCACTTGGCAAGGCCACCTTCCACAG ACAGATGGCCCAGGGGTGGGATGCGGCCTACGCTACAGCCTCTCGTGTCATGGTGGATAACCTGGCTCTCAGAGACGGACAGGAGGGGATACGGGCCTTCATAGATAAACGGAAGCCTGTATGGACAAACAAAGCAGAGAAGGCCCATGATGAGTGA